One window of the Podospora pseudocomata strain CBS 415.72m chromosome 7, whole genome shotgun sequence genome contains the following:
- the RPA49 gene encoding DNA-directed RNA polymerase I subunit rpa49 (EggNog:ENOG503P0GY; COG:K; BUSCO:EOG09262BVA), with amino-acid sequence MGDPSEKKRRRAEDDTPKSKKKKSEGAGAAMEFSITKVHTPQVSPPVVAVTPGFLLRDKHAFDVYEKVPQQANKRRKSSGIPQAPEMALHSSTHVSIDYTARETEQMLNHYLAIVDPKTKEIEIISAKKMMVRHKVRAQQEERKEPGEESAAQTNYERRTALGEEFGTRKAKKALKSVADNAIMASTDNLGQAENTMLQNVKEVFAKSATKEELQAAVDQVRPVPKGNYNAEHIQDVYIPREIIGSEILNAVPVMDWQEAVRNNEAVNVPSRFVAHRIARVAANKEDKERLQVLRYLLWVIILWVTTGKGRERGTKTIAKRDKLRELLSPAPEVVIENIRRKFSDNGVMRKEHMELLMTHCCVFASIIDNFEVNMNDLREDLKLEQKQLAQYFMEVGARVKQSKAGGVMKHIAKLQLPLVFPRIRSGARR; translated from the exons ATGGGCGACCCAtccgaaaagaagagaaggagagccgaggatgacactccaaagtccaagaagaagaagtctgAGGGCGCCGGTGCCGCCATGGAGTTTTCAATAACCAAAGTCCACACGCCGCAGGTTTCGCCTCCTGTCGTAG CCGTAACACCAGGATTCCTTCTCCGCGACAAGCACGCATTCGATGTCTACGAAAAGGTCCCCCAACAGGCCAACAAGCGCCGAAAGAGCAGCGGTATTCCCCAAGCGCCCGAGATGGCTCTCCACTCCTCCACACACGTATCGATAGACTACACGGCCCGCGAGACCGAGCAAATGCTCAATCACTATCTCGCCATTGTGGATCCAAAGACCAAGGAAATCGAAATCATTTcagccaagaagatgatggtgcgACACAAGGTTCGAGCGCAACAAGAGGAGCGCAAGGAACCAGGGGAGGAGAGTGCCGCTCAG ACCAACTACGAGAGGAGAACAGCGCTCGGCGAAGAGTTCGGTACTAGAAAAGCCAAGAAGGCGCTCAAGTCCGTCGCCGATAATGCCATCATGGCCTCGACCGACAACTTGGGACAAGCCGAGAACACCATGTTGCAAAATGTCAAGGAGGTGTTCGCCAAATCGGccaccaaggaggagctgcaaGCTGCTGTCGATCAGGTCAGACCAGTGCCCAAGGGCAACTACAATGCCGAGCACATCCAGGATGTGTATATCCCCAGAGAGATCATCGGATCCGAGATTCTCAACGCGGTGCCGGTCATGGATTGGCAGGAAGCTGTTCGCAACAACGAGGCTGTCAACGTTCCTTCGCGTTTTGTTGCCCACCGCATTGCGCGTGTGGCAGCCaacaaggaggacaaggaacGGTTGCAGGTTTTGCGATATCTGTTGTGGGTCATCATCCTCTGGGTCACTACCGGGAAGGGCAGGGAGCGTGGTACAAAGACCATTGCGAAGAGGGACAAGCTGCGAGAGCTTCTGTCCCCAGCGCCCGAGGTGGTCATTGAGAATATTCGTCGGAAATTCTCGGATAATGGTGTGATGCGCAAGGAGCACATGGAGCTGCTCATGACGCACTGCTGTGTTTTTGCCAGCATCATTGACAACTTTGAGGTCAACATGAACGACCTGAGAGAGGATCTCAAGCTGGAGCAGAAGCAGCTTGCCCAGTACTTCATGGAGGTGGGTGCACGGGTCAAGCAGTCCAAGGCTGGCGGCGTCATGAAGCATATTGCCAAGTTGCAGCTGCCACTGGTGTTCCCTAGGATTCGGTCAGGGGCAcggagatga